A region from the Salvia splendens isolate huo1 chromosome 15, SspV2, whole genome shotgun sequence genome encodes:
- the LOC121769486 gene encoding cystathionine gamma-synthase 1, chloroplastic-like → MAVSSFARAFPSFECRSDPDFSLPEIPSAGYSAGSKSAVLRGAAGGYGLSSPILKFPPNFVRQLSVKSRRNCSNIGVAQIVAASWSNNHGAPAPTPAATAVDAAAAAAAAAPVETGAANGVLPAKDPCCEGENVQIDDSPKHKYASFLNSDGSVAIHAGERLGRAIVTDAITTPVVNTSAYFFKKTADLIDFKEKRATSFEYGRYGNYTTLVAEEKISALEGAETTLLMASGMCVSTVMLMALVPAGGHLVTTTDCYRKTRIFIENFLPKMGITATVIDPADIGGLESALEKNNVSIFFTESPTNPFLRCVDIERVSKLCHDKGALVCVDGTFATPMNQKALALGADLVVHSATKYIAGHNDVLAGTISGPEKLVSVVRNLHHVLGGALNPNAAYLIIRGMKTLHLRVQQQNSTAQRMAEILEAHPKIRCVYYPGLASHPEHHLAKKQMTGFGGVVSFEVDGDLHKTAKFIDSLRIPYIAPSFGGCESIVDQPAIMSYWDLPQSERAKYGILDNLVRFSFGVEDFEDLKSDILQALEMI, encoded by the exons ATGGCCGTTTCGAGCTTTGCTAGGGCATTTCCGTCGTTCGAGTGCCGCTCCGATCCCGATTTCTCCCTGCCGGAGATTCCTTCAGCCGGTTACTCCGCAGGTTCCAAATCCGCGGTCCTCCGCGGCGCCGCCGGAGGGTACGGCCTCTCCTCGCCGATCCTCAAGTTTCCTCCGAATTTCGTGCGCCAGCTGAGCGTCAAGTCGCGGAGAAACTGCAGCAACATTGGCGTCGCGCAAATCGTCGCGGCATCTTGGTCGAACAACCATGGCGCGCCGGCTCCCACCCCGGCGGCTACGGCTGTTGACGCAGCCGcggccgccgccgctgcagcacCGGTTGAGACCGGTGCTGCGAATGGGGTCCTTCCTGCGAAGGATCCGTGCTGTGAAGGTGAAAACGTCCAGATTGACGATTCGCCTAAGCATAAGTACGCTTCATTTTTGAATTCGGATGGCAGCGTTGCGATTCATGCTG GTGAAAGATTGGGCCGCGCCATTGTTACTGATGCAATCACTACTCCAGTAGTTAATACCTCTGCATATTTCTTCAAGAAGACTGCAGATCTCATTGACTTTAAG GAAAAAAGAGCTACCAGTTTTGAATATGGACGCTATGGGAATTATACTACTCTTGTTGCAGAGGAAAAGATAAG TGCACTGGAAGGGGCTGAAACCACACTTCTGATGGCATCTGGAATGTGTGTTAGCACTGTCATGTTGATGGCTCTTGTTCCTGCTGGTGGGCACTTAGTGACTACAACTGACTGTTATCGGAAGACTAGGATTTTTATTGAGAACTTTCTTCCCAAAATGGGAATCACT GCCACTGTCATTGATCCTGCAGATATTGGAGGTCTGGAGTCAGCTTTAGAGAAGAACAAT GTCTCAATTTTCTTTACGGAGTCTCCAACAAATCCATTCTTGAGATGTGTTGACATTGAGCGAGTCTCGAAGCTTTGCCATGACAAAGGGGCTCTGGTTTGTGTGGATGGGACGTTTGCAACTCCTATGAACCAGAAAGCCTTGGCTCTTGGCGCTGATCTTGTTGTACACTCTGCAACTAAATACATTGCTGGTCATAATGAC GTCCTTGCAGGGACAATCAGTGGTCCTGAAAAATTGGTCTCTGTTGTTCGTAACTTGCATCATGTACTTGGCGGTGCTCTTAATCCT AATGCTGCATATCTGATCATCAGAGGAATGAAAACGCTGCATCTTCGTGTACAGCAACAAAACTCGACAGCACAAAGGATGGCCGAGATTTTAGAGGCACATCCCAAG ATCAGGTGTGTTTATTACCCAGGGTTAGCTAGTCATCCAGAACATCATCTTGCCAAGAAGCAAATGACTGGTTTTGGTGGAGTGGTTAGTTTTGAG GTTGATGGGGATCTGCACAAAACTGCTAAATTTATCGATTCACTGAGGATTCCATACATCGCCCCTTCCTTTGGAGGTTGTGAGAGCATTGTCGACCAACCTGCTATAATGTCATACTG GGATCTTCCCCAGTCAGAGAGGGCTAAGTATGGTATCCTGGACAACTTGGTTCGCTTCAGCTTTGGAGTGGAGGACTTTGAAGACCTCAAATCCGACATTCTTCAGGCTCTGGAGATGATATAA
- the LOC121769135 gene encoding SPX domain-containing protein 4-like, protein MKFGREFGIHLEKTLPGWRDKYLRYKLLKKLLNNIAPAPGVLPVRMPMPEFQVWFVAVLTGEIEKFNDFYVEMEEDLIIRSEAINEAIKQVNTGEPYHDMFTSESEFSEYMTKIRKDLVVIHGEMILLISYSSLNFAGLIKILKKYDKRTGAMLSMPFTQLAFHQPFFKTEPLTRLVHDCEANLEVLFPRRAEVVDKHMSTNNASLETLLLLKETGDVYRSTMATISTIEELKKPSSTYNSLSMSYLFRGKDDDSTGAVTAENSPCNSSVEDEDEDEDEDEDEDEDEDVSSLR, encoded by the exons ATGAAATTTGGGAGGGAATTCGGGATTCACTTGGAGAAAACCCTACCTGGATGGAGGGACAAGTATCTGCGATACAAGCTGTTGAAGAAGCTGCTGAATAATATCGCGCCGGCACCCGGAGTTCTGCCGGTGAGGATGCCGATGCCGGAGTTTCAAGTCTGGTTTGTGGCGGTTCTTACTGGTGAAATTGAAAAGTTCAATGATTTCTACGTCGAGATGGAGGAGGATCTCATCATCCGCTCTGAG GCCATTAATGAGGCCATTAAGCAAGTGAATACTGGAGAACCATACCATGATATGTTCACCTCAGAGTCTGAGTTTAGCGAGTATATGACTAAGATACGGAAGGACTTGGTTGTGATCCATGGTGAGATGATTCTTCTGATTAGCTACAGCTCCCTCAACTTTGCAG GCCTTATAAAGATATTGAAGAAATATGATAAGCGCACTGGGGCAATGCTAAGTATGCCTTTCactcagcttgcctttcaccaGCCCTTCTTCAAAACTGAGCCTCTAACAAGGTTAGTTCACGATTGTGAGGCCAATCTTGAGGTTTTGTTTCCACGTAGAGCAGAAGTGGTGGACAAGCACATGAGCACTAATAATGCATCCTTGGAGACACTGTTGCTCCTAAAAGAGACTGGGGATGTGTATCGAAGCACCATGGCTACGATAAGCACTATAGAGGAACTGAAAAAGCCAAGCTCCACGTACAACAGCTTGTCCATGTCGTATCTGTTTAGGGGCAAGGATGATGACAGCACTGGTGCTGTTACTGCTGAAAACTCGCCCTGCAACTCATCTgtggaggatgaagatgaagatgaagatgaagatgaggatgaagatgaagatgaggatGTCTCTTCCCTTCGTTAA